The Gaiellales bacterium nucleotide sequence ACGTGCCGCTTGTCCCGCCGTTCACGTCGATGCTGTCGAGATTTCGACTCGAGATCTTCACCTTCGGGAGCCAGAGGAGGAAAGCGGGATCCTCCGACTTGAGCGTCCAGGTGCCCGACTGCTCCTGCGTAACGGTGGTGGTGCCGTCGCTCGTGGTCTGCGTGATGTCCTCACTGACCGTGCCCTCGAAGCTCACCGTGTACTGGGCGCCCGGCACCGGGGCGCCTGCGGCATTCGATGCGCCCGCGCCCCCAGTCAAGCCAGCCGTGAGCGCCGCAAAAGCGATTGCCCTATGCCCCAGGTGGTGCCGCATGGTCTCCGTAAGAAACCGTCTAACCGCCTCCTGGGTTTGTCAAGACCGCTCGGATGAGAAAGCGCTCAAGCACGCAGTTCTGTGCTTTGGTTGCAAGGCGGGTCCGCGGCGGCTGCGCGCCGGCTGACCTCAGCGGGTGCACTGGGACTGAAGCTGCGGTTCGTCCGTCGGCTACCGAGCGACGACGACCTTGCCCTCCATGTGGGGGTGGAGGAGGCAGTCGAACTTGTACGTCCCAGGCTTCGTGAACGTGAGCGTGTAGCGGGTCAGCTGCGGCGGGAAGCTCAGCACGAGTCCGGACGAGTGCAGCCCGCTACCGGAATAGCTGCCTGCGCGGACGACGACCGGCTTCGGCTGCGCCGACGGCGGCCCCGAGGACGGTGGTGGCGCGCCCGGGCCGCCTGCGGGCGCGATGTCGCTCTTGCGGAGGTGGACCGATCCGTCCGGGGCGCTCGTCAGCACGGGCTGTTCGTTCTCAGGGCCACCGAACGTGAGGGTGTGCGCCCCGAGGAACGTCCAACTCACCGGGGAGCCCGCCTTCGAGTGCACAGTCGAGGAGACGAACTCGTTGATCGACACCTGTTGCGCGCGAGGGCTGAGAACGCCGGCGAGGTTCCCGTGCACCGGGTAGCGCCCCGCCTTCGCAGCGGCGTAGGCCGGCTGTGCCTTCTGCGTCATCGCTTGCAGCTCGGCTCGGCCCTTCGCGTCGACCTGGCTCTGGCTCGGGATCGACTGCGAACGCGGTACGACGACGATCGAGCCCGACATGTCCGCACCGTGCAGGTCGCAGTAGTAGCGGTACGTGCCAGGCTTGATGTTGGGCGACAGCTGCAGCTTCCACGTCTCGCCGGGCTTGATCCAGCCGCTGCTGTAGTAGGACTGCGTCCCGTCAAACGCCGGTTGCGTGGCCTGCTTGCAGGGAGTCGCCGGGTTCTTCGGGGGGACCCCGGACGTCAGATAGCACGGGCGCGCGGCAGCTTGTACGGCGTCACCGGGGCCCTGCGGCAGCATCTGCGGAAGCGCCGCGTAAGCCTTCGGCGGCGGCCCGTTCGGCTTCGCGTGCGCCGCGGCAGCGAGCCCCTTCTCGACAAGCGTCCCCATCGTGACGCTGTGCGGCTCGCCAGTCCAATTGCCGTGAATCGCTACCGAGTCTCCCGGATGAACCATCACCGTCTTCGGGAAGTACGCGAGGAACGACCCGTGAAACGCGCTCGTGACGCCGTCCATCTGCACCGTCCGCGTCTGCGATCCGTGCGACGAGGATGACTTCTTCGAGCCGCCGCAGCCGCTGGCCGCTACCGCCAACATCAGCAAAAGAGCGAGGAAAGTTGACCGTCGATGCGCTTGGTACACCGTGAGCGTCCTTTCGGTCGAGACCGCCAACCTGAGCCGTCGCCCGCAACCTATCCGCGGCAAATCGTCGGTGGAAGCCTTGGTAAGACATTTCTCAGCTGAGCGCCCTGTCTTCGGCGCACCGATCGTCGCGGGAACGCGCCGGGCGAGGCGAGCGCCCGGTGTCAGTGGCGGTACGCCGGCGCGCCGCGCGCGGTTCGGAAAGCGGCTGCGATGTCGCGTGTCGCCGGTTCGGCGCCGAGCGGGTAGATGTGCAGCGCGTCGACCGCTGCGATGCCCGCGAGCTCGCACGCCAGTTCTTTCGCGAGCCGGAGGCCGTCGCCGAGCACGATCCGGCGGTGGGCCGCGTCGGGCAGCACGCAGCCGGGTAGTTCGCGGGCTCGGTCGGCCATCCGCTCGTTGCGTAGCAATCCGAGCCCGGCGTAGAAACGAACGTCGTCGAGCAAACCGGCGGCGCGGTCCAAGAACGTGGTCAAGGCGGCGACATCGAAAGTCATCTGCGACTGCACGAACTCCGCGCCCGCGGCGAGCTTCCGCTCCAAGAGGGCAATCTCGCGGCCGACGTCGTCGGCGAACGGATTGACCACCGCACCCACCGCGATCGGATGCGGTGCGGCCCAGTCTTTGACCCTGCGGATCAGGCGTGTGGCGGTGAGGTCTCCGACGCGCGGGACGTCATCGACCGGGTCGCCCTGGACGCACAGGACGCCCTCGGCCCCGAGCGCCGCGGCTCCCACCACCTGTGATTGCAGGGCAAGGCGGTTGCGGTCGCGGCAGGAGATGTGAACAACGGTCCTGACGCCCTGTTCGCGCGCGAGTGCAACGGCCGCGAGTGGCGACATCCGCGCCTCGCCGGCGTGATTGTCCGTCAACGCGACCAGGTCCACGCTGTCCGCCAGAGCGGCGATCCGCTCACGAACCCGCAGCGCATCCGGCCTTGGCGGAAGCGATATTTCGGCTGAAGTCAGGGCTTCCAGCGGCATCGGCGAAGCCTACGCGCCGTGACCGCGCCGCGTCACCGTCACTGCCGCTCTGGGCGCTCAAGCGCCGGGCCCGCGGGTTCCTTCCGGCGCGACCCGGCGACCTTGACCGGCGCACCGTGGCGCGACTAGTGTCGATCGCGCAGCTCCGTCGCCCCCGACGCTTCGTCTCAGAGCGAGCGCCATGCTGCTCAAGGCGCTGCCGACGGACTTGACGGCTGCCGCCTTCGCCTTGTCGGCCTTCGAGCCCGTCACGGGTTTTTCCGCAGCCTCCTCGGCGGCGGTGCCGTACCCGGGGAACCCGTTCCGCCCGTGCTGAGCGGGCGCGGTGCTCGCGGGGGCCGCCGCCGTCGAGGATGAGCTCGACGCCGCGTCTGCGACGGCCGAGCCGCCGAAAGTCAGCGCACCGAGCGCACCAATCTCGCAGGTCGCTGAGAATCCGCCAAGTGCGCCGACTAAGGGCATCCACCGAAACGGACGGGGCGGCCGCGTGTTCTGTACAGCGTGGGACGTGCGATGCCTTGCTTCCGGCTGTTTCTGATGGCTTTCCTCGTGATGTGCGCGGGGGGCGCCCTGGCGAGTGCGGCCTGCGCGGACCAGTGGCCGCTCGAGCGGCAGTTCCCGCTTGTCGAGCCGCCGCCGCCGCTCCACGCGTTCCCGCCGCCGAGCTCGGTCGTCGAGGGCAAGGGCGGTGCGCTTTTCGTGCTCGTCTACTGGCCGGCGGTGCAGACGACCAAGGGCTCGGAGACGGAGTGGACTCACACGAGCCTGGTGCGCATCGCGCGCGACGGCTCGCGCACCTTCGTTCCACCGTTCGGCCCTCCGCCTCGCGGGCGCAGCGCCATCGAGCAGATCGACGACGAGGTTCTGCCGCTCACGGATGGATCGATCCTGTTCACGCGCTCCAACGCGATCGATCGCCTGCGTCCGAACGGGTCGATCGTGCGGTTTGCCGGCACCGGCCGCTTTAGTCAAGACTCCTCCGGCGACGGCGGTCAGGCGACCGCAGCCGACATCGGCACGCCGCACGGCCTTTCGCGGTTCCCGGACGGCAGCGTCGTCTTCGCCGAACGCAACCGCATCCGGCGAGTTGCGCCCGACGGGAAGATCACCACGATCGCCGGCAACGGCGAGTACGGCTACGGCGGCGATGGCGGTCCGGCGACGGCCGCGAAACTGGCCTTGCCGCACGACGTGCTGCCCGAGAAGGACGGCGGCTTCCTGATCGCCGACACCTACAACGGCCGCATCCGCCGGGTCAGCGCGGACGGCGTGATCTCGACCGTCGCCGGATCCGGCGTGCCGGACCCGTTCGGCAGCTCGCGCCCCTTCGAGGGCACCGGCGACGGCGGCCCTGCTACTGCCGCCGGCCTTGCGCTGCCGGCGCACCTGGCCCGGCTGCCGGACGGTTCCCTGCTGATCGGCGAGTACCGCGACATCCGCCGCGTGGCGCCCGGCGGCACGATCAGCACGATCTTCCATGCAGAGCAGACGTACGGAGATCGCCTGGGCGACTTCGCCGGGCGCTACGGCAACAACATCGAGGCCATGGATGCGACCCGGGAGGGCGGAGTTGCCGTCATCGTCAGCGGCTTTCGTCTCCGAGCGCTCTACCTCGCCCCGGCCGATACCGGGCGCACCATGGTCGCGCTGCACGGCGCGAGCGTCTCCGGCCGGCGCGTGAAGATGACCGTCGACGCGACGACCAGCGGCGTGCTGCGACTGGAGGTCCGTCGCCGTGGCAAGCTCGTCGCCCACGCCAGTCACCACGTTCGGGCGGGTCGGAGCACGATCGGCGTCGGTGGGCGGTTCGCCGCCGCCGACCACGAGGCGAGCGTGAGGCTGCGCGCGGATCGCGGCGGCGCCTACGGCGACCGCATACACGTGTTCACGAGCGACACCCTCCCGAAGCGCCTCGTCTCGGTCGACGCCGGCTCGCGCTGCGAGCGGATCGACAGGCGGCGGATCGACTGCGAGGTCCACGACGGGGAGAACGAGGAGAGCGGCGTGCCGTGCCTCAACACGGCCGCGTTCCGGCTGTTCGGCAGTGGCCTGGTCTTCGCTCGCCCCTACGGCCCGCAGTGCCACGCCACGCCGATGCCATTCGACCGCAGCCCAGACTGGACCGGTCCGTGGCGGGCGTTGCCTCCGCGCTGACGCGGCGGGAGCGGACCGAGAGCCGACGCGGCCGACCGCGCGCAGGTCGCTCGATCGCGCGGGTCGCTCACCGCGGCCGGATGACGATCGACTTGCTGCTGCTGCGCGTGGACGCACCGGTCAAAGTCACCTTCAGTGTGGCGTGAATCCCGCGCCCACTCTTCAGCGCTCGCCGTGAGGCTCGGTTGAGCTGCAGCGTGAATGTCGAGCGCAGGCCCGCGTGCACGCTTACCTTGTGGTTCGGCGTGAGCAGCTGCCCGCTCCGATCCTTGATCAGGATGTGTCCGCGGCACGGGGCGAGCGTCCAGGAGATGCATCGGACGCCTGCGTGCAGCCGTCCGCTCGACGGCCTCACGCGCTGAACCGTCGCAGCATGCAGTGTCGCCTGGAGGAGTGGCGGAGTTGCCGGCGCATTCGCTGGGGCGGCTGAGCCGGTGTCGAGGCGCGTGACGTCGGTGAGACCGCTGCTGGTGAGCCGCGCGGTCATGGATCGCTGGTCGTCGTTGGTGCCCTCTGCGCTGTCTGCCCAGACGAGCACCGCGGTCGCGTCGGAACCGAGCGCCACAACGGGGCGGCCGGCGGGAGCCGCTTGCCGACCGAGCGGCGTGACCTGCCGGGCGGGTCCGAACTGACCTCCGGCCGGCCGCAGCGACGCGTATACGTGGGGCGGCCCCTCGCTGGTGTTTCCACCGCCCGGTGTGCTCTCTTCCCACACGGCGGCCACGTCTCCCGCTTCGTTCATCGCAACCGCGGCGTCTCCGTACAAGACGTCATCGCCGGCCGCGGAGAGCGCGGCTGACGGTGTGGGGTGTCCAGTCTCGTCCGTGATCATCGCGCGGAGGCGGATTCTGTTGTTGGCATCGGGCTCGGTCCACGCGACAAGCACGCGGCCGTGCGCATCGACAGCCGTTCCCACGACCGCCGCTGACGCGCTTGCGAGGTTCTCTGTCGCGGCGAACGGCGTGTTGGGTCGAGGGCGGTAGAACAGCTGGAGTCCGCCTGCCTGGCTTAGCGCCACTACGGCCGTCTGCCCTCCGGTGCCGGAGCTCACGCGAGCGGCTGACGCCGAGGTGGGAGAAAGCGCAGTCACCGGGCCGAAACGGCCGTGCCGCGTCGCGGCGCTGACCAGCAGATGGCTCCCCGGGTTGTAACCGACAACGGTTGCGGTGCCGCTTCCATCGATCGCCGCGTCGTGGATCGAGAACCGCCCCGCCAGCACCGGAGGCCTCAGCCCACTGCCCGGCGCCATGCGGTCAACCGCGGTCGAGCCCTGGTGGTTCCACGCGAGAAGCGCGTCCCCGGCCGTCGAGCCCGCGATCACCGGAACGCGGGGCGCGTCCGATTCCGGCAGCACCCGGGTGAACCGCGCGCGTCCGCTCATACCGGTGTCGCCGAAGAACACGCCTGCGGACGTGAGCGCCCCGCTGGACACATACGGCTCCGCGGCAAGAACCGTCCGAGCGCCGGCAGGAGCAGTTGCCACGTTGACCGTGCCTGACCCGGGGAAAGGGAGCAACTGACGAGAAGGTGACAGCGCCCCTGGAGAGCCGGTCGAGAAGAAATCGCCGTTCCAGACCACGAGAGGGGTGCCGCCCGGCGGGAGGGACGCAGCGTTCGCGCTTCCGGCGATCACGCGCGCGGCTGACGCCGGAGAAGTCGCTACGCCGGCGACGGAGACGAGCCCGCAGAACGCTGCTACCAGGGCGAATGTCGATTGCGAGCGATTATGGACCATGCCGTTGGAACACCGTCCGGGTGTCTCAGTTGCGGATAATGCGGGCCCTTGGCTCAATACTCGTATTCGTCTCGTACCGTTCATACAAATATGCGAGGGAGCGACGCGACATCGGCGATCGTTGTGACCGCGCCGATTTGGTCGGTCGAGACCACGGCCCCGGTCAGGATCTCGACCTCGACGATGATCTCCGTCAGCTCGAGGCTCTCGATGCCAGCTTCCTCGAGGGTCGTTGAGGCTTCGATTGGCCGGTGTCCGGGCCGCGATCGATCAAGGACACGGTTGGCCGCCAGCACGACGGAGGCCACGTCAATGGGGGCCCGATCAGGCGACACGCCTGCCTCCAACCGAACGCAAGGCGGCGTCGTCGAAGGCGATCTCGCGACAGCGCGCGCGTCGAACCTTGCCGCTTGGGGTGCGCGGCATCTGCCCGGCCCCGACGAGCGAGTATGAGTCGACCGCGAAGTCGAAGGTCGCGATAGCCGCGCGTGCCGCCCCGGTGAGAGTACGTGGCGGATGGCTGTCGCGGGCCGGCTCTATGAGAAGCGCCAAGCGACCGGTGTCAGGGGTCTGGACAACCGCGCAGCTGCGAGCTTTGGTTCCGAGTGCCTGAGCAACGCGGGATTCCACAGGCTCGGCTGGGAGGCTGCGCCCGTTCACCAGAAGCAACCCGTCGAGGCGCCCGGTCAGGTACAGAAGACCGTCCGCCACGAATCCTTGATCGCCAGTCCTGAGTTCGCCGCTCACGAATGTCGCGCGAGTTGCAGCCGCGTTGTTGCGGTAGCCGCGCGCGAGGCTAGGGCTGCGCACGCGCACCTCTCCGGCGGGGACCCCGGACGGGGCGCCTTCTCCGACCACCTGAACTGACGCCCCAGCGAGCGGATGTCCGGCGGAAACCACTGTCCACGCACCAGGCGCACCCGACCGCGCCGGTTCAACCCTGCCCTCCGCGAGTCCACGGACGCTTACGGTCTGCGTGGTCGGAGCCTCTCCCGGCGCATGCATGGTTACGCAGAGCGTCGCCTCGGCTAGGCCGTACGCTGGACTCAGTGTGTCGGTAGCCGCTCCTGCCGCAGCCAACACCGATGCTGCCCGTGACAGCGTTTCGGCACGCGTATGTTCGGCGCCGACGACCCACGTACGCAGGTCACCGAGAGCGCCGGGCGCCCGGCGCGAGGCCACGCGCGCAGCGATGTCCACGGCGAAGTTAGGACCAAGCGTCAGGGTTGCGCCTAGCGCTGCGCAGTCCTCGAGCCAGGTCCCAGGGGCGAGCGCGAACCGCTGCGGTGTGCCTAGCGCGAGTCGCGCCCCGCTCTTGAAGGCGAGCAATAGCGCACCAAACAGACCCATGTCGTGAGACAGCGGCAACCAGGTCACGATCGTCTCTCGCGCCGAGAACGTCAGACGCTCGGTAAGCATTGCCAGCTGGGCGTGTACGGCCTGGGTGGTGAGTTCGCAACCCTTCGGCCGACCCGCACTGCCAGACGAGTGTTGGAGGAGGACGACCTCATCTTCGCGCCAAGCGTGTGCACTTACGGTCTCGGTCGCCGCCGGAAGCTCGTCGTATCGCGCGACAGCGGCGGTCCCCGGCATTTGAGGCGGCGACTCGGCGAGTAGCAGGCAGACGTTCGAGCACTTGATTAGCGACGCCAAGTCGTTGGCGTATTCGGTCGCCTCCATCCTGCGCGGCTTTCGCGGGAGGGACACCACTGTCGAGCCCAGCCACCAAGCTCCAAATATCGCCCGCAGCGCGTCGTACGAATTCTCCAGGACGCAGCCGATGGCGCTACCAGGCTCGCAGCCCATCGCTCGCAACGACGATGCCGTGCGCGACGCGTCGTCGAGTAACTCAGTCCAGCTGCGCCAGTCGAAGCGGTCAGAGGACCAGGTCCAAACACCGCCGCGCGAACTTTCGCTGGTCAGCAAACCTAGCCGGTGCCGAAATCCATTTGCTTCGGGGGGCTCGGTGGCGTCCAAGCGGCCGCCGCAGGGTCACCGCGTCGAGCGATGCGATTAGGGTCGTTCGGAAATCGTGACACAAGGCGATGTCGCCCATCGACGAGAGGCACGTCTGCGTCGACGCTCGTTCCCAAGGGCACGCCGTCCTCCCGCCACGCGCGCGCCATTCGAAGGATTCGCTCCCCCCGCAAGAGGTCGACCATCTGGTTGAGCGCTACGCAATAACCATTGAAGTCGTCGGGGAAGTCCTTCGGGTCCGGCCGGCCCCCGGTGCGTTCCAGTCCGTCGGCCAGCTGCTCGT carries:
- a CDS encoding phosphopantetheine-binding protein gives rise to the protein MASVVLAANRVLDRSRPGHRPIEASTTLEEAGIESLELTEIIVEVEILTGAVVSTDQIGAVTTIADVASLPRIFV
- a CDS encoding methylenetetrahydrofolate reductase, producing MPLEALTSAEISLPPRPDALRVRERIAALADSVDLVALTDNHAGEARMSPLAAVALAREQGVRTVVHISCRDRNRLALQSQVVGAAALGAEGVLCVQGDPVDDVPRVGDLTATRLIRRVKDWAAPHPIAVGAVVNPFADDVGREIALLERKLAAGAEFVQSQMTFDVAALTTFLDRAAGLLDDVRFYAGLGLLRNERMADRARELPGCVLPDAAHRRIVLGDGLRLAKELACELAGIAAVDALHIYPLGAEPATRDIAAAFRTARGAPAYRH